From Chryseobacterium joostei, the proteins below share one genomic window:
- a CDS encoding glycosyltransferase: MSENKKIQVLFRHRSMEMGGVEKVILSMLNNLNPEKFDITVCLNLNQGELRDEFPKHIKKVYLTEGKESFSQNALIHKLQLIRRRMKLSRALKDHKVSDRILGNKKFDIEIAPTYAAFSSVINSSNRASKKIGWFHSEINVPGMQPLVPDILKNFPQFDHMIYCSQKIKDIMHQSYPDLPYPAESVVINAIPIEEIKKKAGEKIDDFPQGPVFVSVGRLHTRKGYHKLIDAHKKLIDEGFHHSVVVVGNGEEMKNLTEQIRINNVQDTFILTGNRMNPYPYIKKADYFILSSESEAWPLVVAEALILQTPIIATDTGDVGVMVKDRETGYLINYDTHEMYEAMKAFLTDQELISKIRKNLETIEDQFDNQKIFNAVEGIIEDLYTK, translated from the coding sequence ATGTCAGAAAATAAGAAAATACAGGTTCTTTTCAGGCACCGCTCGATGGAAATGGGAGGTGTGGAAAAGGTTATATTGAGTATGCTCAACAATCTTAATCCTGAAAAGTTTGACATTACCGTTTGCCTGAACCTGAATCAGGGAGAACTACGGGATGAATTTCCAAAACACATAAAAAAGGTATATTTAACTGAGGGAAAGGAAAGTTTCTCACAAAACGCTCTTATTCATAAGCTTCAGCTTATCCGCCGAAGAATGAAGCTTTCACGAGCCTTAAAAGACCACAAGGTATCTGACCGTATCCTGGGAAATAAAAAATTTGATATTGAGATTGCTCCTACCTATGCTGCTTTCTCATCTGTGATCAATTCCAGCAATCGAGCTTCAAAAAAAATTGGATGGTTTCACTCTGAAATTAATGTTCCGGGTATGCAGCCACTGGTTCCGGATATTCTTAAAAACTTTCCTCAATTTGATCATATGATCTATTGTTCTCAAAAGATTAAAGACATTATGCATCAGTCATATCCTGATTTGCCATACCCTGCAGAAAGTGTTGTGATTAATGCTATTCCTATTGAAGAAATTAAAAAGAAAGCCGGGGAAAAGATAGACGATTTTCCTCAGGGACCTGTTTTCGTTTCTGTAGGACGTCTTCATACCAGAAAAGGTTATCATAAACTCATTGATGCCCACAAAAAATTGATTGATGAGGGCTTTCATCACAGTGTTGTTGTTGTAGGTAATGGAGAGGAAATGAAAAACCTTACGGAGCAGATTCGTATCAATAATGTTCAGGACACTTTTATTTTAACTGGTAACAGGATGAATCCTTACCCATATATTAAAAAGGCGGATTATTTCATTTTATCCTCCGAATCAGAAGCATGGCCTCTTGTAGTTGCTGAAGCTTTGATTCTTCAAACACCAATTATTGCCACCGACACCGGTGATGTAGGGGTCATGGTAAAAGATAGGGAAACAGGATACCTCATCAATTATGATACCCATGAAATGTATGAAGCAATGAAAGCTTTTCTAACGGACCAAGAACTTATTTCCAAGATCAGAAAAAACCTTGAAACGATAGAAGATCAGTTTGATAATCAAAAAATCTTCAATGCTGTTGAAGGGATTATTGAGGACCTTTATACAAAATAG
- a CDS encoding glycosyltransferase family 2 protein, whose product MNMKFSVLIAHYNNAVLFRDCYSSLLQQTYQNWEAVIVDDASSETERDQVKAIIAGDERFRFFENEKNSGVGVTKSRLIELATGEVCGFVDPDDAILPTAIEKAMHVFEHKKNVVLTYSRFMGCDKDLKPIAPYKSAMQVRNKDPYFFNYPIQIGHFTTFRKDVYEQTEKMNPELRIAEDQDLYLKMYEKGDVYFIDDTNYLYRAHSGGISQNDNKGRSYDYFAQVVFATMKRRNLTSINGKKIPEKYTNHQEIFSLLEYQHGIGYRIKKKIIIALQKLFR is encoded by the coding sequence ATGAATATGAAGTTTTCTGTACTTATAGCCCACTACAACAACGCGGTACTGTTCAGGGATTGCTACAGCTCTCTGCTTCAGCAGACCTACCAGAACTGGGAAGCCGTTATTGTAGATGACGCCTCTTCAGAAACCGAAAGAGATCAGGTGAAAGCCATCATTGCAGGAGATGAGAGATTCAGATTTTTTGAAAACGAAAAAAACAGTGGTGTAGGAGTTACTAAAAGCAGGCTTATAGAACTGGCTACAGGTGAGGTTTGTGGATTTGTAGATCCTGATGACGCTATTCTTCCTACAGCCATCGAAAAGGCGATGCACGTTTTTGAACACAAAAAAAATGTGGTACTCACCTATTCCCGTTTTATGGGTTGCGATAAGGATCTTAAACCAATTGCCCCTTACAAATCGGCAATGCAGGTAAGAAACAAGGATCCATACTTCTTCAATTACCCTATTCAGATTGGTCATTTTACAACATTCCGAAAGGATGTTTATGAACAGACAGAAAAAATGAACCCCGAATTAAGAATCGCTGAGGATCAGGATTTATATCTGAAGATGTACGAAAAGGGTGATGTTTATTTCATTGATGACACTAACTATCTTTACAGAGCCCATTCCGGTGGGATTTCTCAAAATGATAACAAGGGAAGATCTTATGATTACTTTGCTCAGGTGGTTTTCGCTACAATGAAAAGAAGAAACCTCACAAGCATCAATGGAAAAAAAATTCCGGAAAAGTATACCAATCATCAGGAAATTTTTTCCCTTTTGGAATATCAGCATGGTATTGGCTATAGGATAAAGAAAAAAATAATTATTGCTTTACAAAAACTGTTCAGATAA
- a CDS encoding O-methyltransferase, whose amino-acid sequence MSEITRVLKTFIGYLKRPDLYPELGRKIIKNTVNRGNAFKGKEKTNSWAAERAVTQKEAVSKLFGLEIEAFRSNYQEILATAAQKEKDCPVKMGGPGALELIYYACEFTNAKHVVETGVAYGWSSLATLLSLVKRNGTLYSSDMPYLAQDGDQYVGYVVPEILKTGWKLFRFADKESLPKIFSENATFDVLHYDSDKSYNGRMWAYDELYKHLRKGGVFISDDIGDNSAYQDFCEKNNIETTVVEYEGKYIGVFIK is encoded by the coding sequence GTGAGTGAAATAACAAGAGTTCTCAAAACATTTATCGGGTATCTGAAAAGGCCCGACCTTTATCCGGAACTGGGTAGAAAAATTATTAAAAATACGGTTAACAGAGGCAATGCATTCAAGGGAAAGGAAAAAACCAATTCCTGGGCAGCCGAAAGAGCGGTAACACAGAAAGAAGCTGTTTCAAAGCTTTTTGGACTTGAGATAGAGGCTTTCCGTAGCAATTATCAGGAAATTTTAGCAACAGCAGCGCAAAAGGAGAAAGACTGTCCCGTAAAAATGGGTGGCCCCGGTGCTTTGGAACTTATTTACTATGCCTGCGAATTTACGAATGCTAAACATGTCGTAGAAACAGGAGTTGCTTATGGATGGTCTTCATTAGCTACGCTTTTATCATTAGTAAAAAGAAACGGAACATTATATAGTTCAGATATGCCTTACCTTGCACAGGATGGCGATCAATATGTAGGATATGTAGTTCCTGAAATCCTTAAGACGGGTTGGAAGCTATTCCGTTTTGCGGATAAGGAATCTCTACCGAAGATATTTTCAGAAAATGCTACGTTCGATGTTCTTCACTATGATTCTGATAAGAGTTATAACGGAAGAATGTGGGCTTATGATGAGCTTTACAAACATCTGAGAAAAGGAGGTGTTTTCATTAGTGATGATATCGGAGATAACTCTGCCTATCAGGATTTCTGTGAAAAAAATAATATAGAAACCACAGTTGTAGAATACGAAGGAAAATATATTGGTGTTTTTATTAAATAG
- a CDS encoding acyltransferase family protein, producing MKISQITFTRFLAAMAIVISHFNKDLFLYNIDYISNIFLRANVGVSYFFILSGFIMIVAYHKKDRIGYFDYYKNRFARIYPLYVVGLLLYLVTRYYNFSIYKGFLYLFGLQSWVPGEAMILNFPGWSISVEFLFYLIFPLLYNYFYSKGNKSIWVVTIIIWIITQVFCNLYADSSYYKGPHTESHELLYYFPLMHINEFLVGNLAGLYFVKNSGQKNFDIPVIIIFAAILVSLIFVPLFYHDGLMALLFIPLIILISRNNGTLTKLFSLKPLEYLGEASYAVYITHIPILYILREILKEYHLDINTIFGIYIIVLIMTSILFYQFIEKPLRDYLKKLNIR from the coding sequence ATGAAGATAAGCCAGATTACATTTACCAGGTTTCTTGCCGCTATGGCAATTGTCATTTCCCATTTCAATAAAGATCTGTTTTTATATAACATTGATTATATTTCAAATATCTTTCTGAGAGCCAATGTTGGAGTAAGTTACTTCTTCATTCTTTCGGGTTTTATTATGATTGTAGCCTATCACAAAAAAGATAGAATTGGATACTTTGATTATTATAAAAACAGATTTGCAAGGATCTATCCGCTATATGTAGTAGGGCTTTTGCTTTATCTGGTTACAAGATATTACAACTTCAGTATTTACAAAGGGTTTTTATATCTGTTTGGGCTTCAGAGTTGGGTTCCGGGTGAAGCCATGATCCTTAATTTTCCCGGGTGGTCTATTTCTGTAGAGTTTTTATTTTATCTGATATTTCCTTTGCTGTACAATTATTTTTATTCCAAGGGAAATAAGAGTATCTGGGTGGTAACCATCATTATCTGGATTATTACTCAGGTTTTCTGCAACCTTTATGCAGATTCATCCTATTATAAAGGACCTCATACGGAAAGTCATGAGCTGCTGTATTATTTCCCTCTGATGCATATTAATGAGTTTTTAGTAGGAAATCTTGCAGGATTATATTTTGTGAAAAATTCTGGACAGAAGAATTTTGATATTCCGGTGATTATCATTTTTGCTGCCATTTTAGTATCCTTAATTTTTGTTCCTCTTTTTTATCATGATGGTTTGATGGCGCTTCTTTTTATTCCGCTTATTATTTTAATCTCACGGAATAACGGAACATTAACGAAGTTATTTTCATTAAAACCTTTGGAATATTTGGGAGAGGCAAGCTATGCTGTATATATTACCCATATTCCTATTTTATATATACTTAGAGAAATATTGAAAGAATACCATCTTGATATCAACACTATATTTGGAATTTATATCATTGTTCTTATTATGACTTCCATTTTGTTTTATCAATTTATAGAAAAACCATTGAGAGATTATCTGAAAAAGCTGAATATCAGATAA
- a CDS encoding MBOAT family O-acyltransferase gives MLFNSIGFLIFLPIVFCLYWFVFNKKFQHQNRLLLLASFYFYACWDWRFLFLLMFSIGLDYLSGIKIENSRSNREAKFWLTLSIVINLGFLGFFKYYNFFVDSFAELLGGFGFKVNVWLINIILPVGISFYTFHGLSYVIDVYKKRIKAERNFTDYAVFVSYFPLLVAGPIERATHLLPQIQRKRIFNYEQAVDGMRQILWGFFKKMVIADTCAPLVNEIFTNYQTESPVNLAIGAVLFAFQIYGDFSGYSDIALGVSRLFGIELLKNFAFPYFSRDIAEFWRRWHISLSSWFRDYLYIPLGGSKGGLLMKIRNTFIIFLVSGFWHGANWTFIIWGGLNALYFMPLLIMNKNRQNMEVAAQGKILPSFKECFQILITFLVTCIAWIFFRAESVSQACHYIGRIFSRELFSLPPTLPIKALALIIFMLFIEWINRERFHGLEIKRFHPWMRRVFYLIVIYIILRYANFGNNEFIYFQF, from the coding sequence ATGTTATTCAATTCAATAGGATTTCTCATTTTTCTGCCAATAGTATTTTGTCTCTATTGGTTTGTATTCAATAAAAAATTCCAGCATCAGAACAGGTTGTTATTGTTGGCCAGTTTTTATTTTTATGCCTGTTGGGACTGGAGGTTTCTCTTTTTACTCATGTTTTCCATAGGACTGGATTATTTATCCGGTATTAAAATTGAGAATAGCCGAAGTAATCGGGAAGCCAAATTCTGGCTTACCTTAAGTATTGTAATCAATCTTGGCTTTTTAGGTTTTTTCAAATATTATAATTTCTTTGTTGACAGTTTCGCGGAACTTTTGGGCGGTTTTGGATTCAAGGTGAATGTGTGGCTTATCAATATTATTCTTCCGGTAGGTATTTCTTTCTATACATTCCATGGACTGTCCTATGTGATTGACGTTTATAAAAAAAGAATAAAAGCAGAAAGAAACTTTACAGATTATGCCGTTTTTGTAAGTTATTTTCCTCTTCTTGTAGCGGGTCCCATAGAAAGAGCTACCCATCTTTTACCTCAAATACAAAGGAAAAGAATTTTCAATTATGAACAGGCCGTAGACGGGATGCGCCAGATCCTGTGGGGATTTTTCAAGAAAATGGTAATTGCGGATACCTGTGCACCTCTGGTAAATGAGATCTTTACCAATTACCAAACAGAAAGTCCTGTAAATCTTGCAATAGGTGCTGTTTTATTTGCTTTTCAGATCTATGGTGACTTTTCTGGATATTCTGATATAGCATTGGGGGTTTCAAGATTGTTTGGAATTGAACTGCTAAAGAACTTCGCTTTTCCCTATTTCTCAAGAGACATAGCAGAGTTTTGGAGAAGATGGCATATTTCACTTTCCTCATGGTTTAGAGATTACCTGTATATTCCCTTGGGAGGAAGCAAAGGAGGGCTTCTGATGAAGATCAGGAATACATTTATTATCTTTCTTGTTTCAGGGTTCTGGCATGGTGCCAATTGGACATTTATTATCTGGGGTGGCCTGAATGCTTTATACTTTATGCCGCTGCTGATTATGAATAAAAACCGTCAGAACATGGAGGTTGCAGCGCAGGGAAAGATATTACCATCATTTAAGGAATGTTTTCAGATTCTAATCACATTTTTAGTGACCTGTATCGCATGGATATTTTTCAGAGCAGAATCTGTCTCACAGGCTTGTCATTATATTGGCAGAATTTTTAGCCGAGAACTTTTTTCCCTACCACCTACCTTGCCAATCAAGGCATTGGCGTTGATCATATTCATGCTCTTTATAGAATGGATCAACAGAGAAAGATTTCATGGCTTGGAAATTAAAAGATTTCATCCGTGGATGAGACGTGTTTTTTATCTTATAGTTATTTACATTATTCTCCGATATGCCAATTTCGGGAATAATGAATTCATTTATTTTCAGTTTTAG
- a CDS encoding glycosyltransferase family 2 protein, translated as MKISVIIPVYNAEKFVSQAVLSALQFDEVHEVILIEDKSPDQALQVCEQLAEQYDRVKLYQHPDKGNHGAGPTRNLGIEKSTGDFISFLDADDYYLPNRFDAEKELFKRPEVEGVYGALGVHYYTEKAKQQYYQLFGDRLTTVYKRHDPKDVFLGQIYMLGSFGLFSIDALTIRKDSLMKKMDILFKASLRLHQDTEFLFRLSYYLNLYPGILDKAVAIRGVHEDNRITQVDSKKINPATTRVLLWKEVNDWAENETTIPENVRLHILRMYRSFQIANSTTSKKWKMILKYFLKDYKSIRSGIYNINFRGNLF; from the coding sequence ATGAAAATCTCAGTAATCATTCCCGTTTACAATGCTGAAAAATTCGTATCCCAAGCTGTGTTATCGGCCCTTCAGTTTGATGAAGTACATGAAGTCATTCTGATAGAGGATAAATCTCCTGATCAAGCATTGCAGGTATGTGAACAACTTGCCGAACAATATGACAGGGTAAAGCTGTATCAACATCCCGACAAAGGAAACCACGGTGCTGGCCCTACGAGGAATCTGGGAATAGAAAAATCTACAGGAGATTTCATTTCATTTTTAGATGCTGATGATTATTATCTTCCCAATAGATTTGATGCTGAAAAGGAACTCTTTAAACGACCTGAAGTAGAGGGTGTCTACGGCGCACTTGGCGTACACTATTATACTGAAAAAGCAAAACAACAATACTATCAGTTATTTGGAGACAGGCTAACTACAGTCTATAAAAGACATGATCCCAAGGACGTTTTTCTTGGTCAAATTTACATGTTAGGAAGCTTTGGGCTTTTTAGTATTGATGCATTAACAATACGTAAGGATTCCCTGATGAAAAAAATGGATATCCTATTCAAAGCCAGCCTAAGGCTCCATCAGGATACAGAGTTTTTATTCAGGCTCTCTTATTACCTTAATCTTTATCCCGGAATTTTGGATAAGGCAGTGGCCATAAGAGGGGTACATGAAGATAATAGAATTACACAGGTGGATTCTAAAAAAATAAACCCGGCAACAACTCGTGTTCTTTTATGGAAAGAGGTAAATGATTGGGCTGAAAATGAAACCACTATTCCTGAAAATGTAAGGCTCCATATTTTGAGAATGTACAGAAGCTTTCAGATTGCTAACTCCACAACGTCAAAAAAGTGGAAAATGATCTTAAAATATTTTTTAAAAGATTATAAAAGTATACGATCGGGAATTTATAATATTAATTTCAGGGGTAACTTATTCTAA
- a CDS encoding glycosyltransferase family 2 protein — MKMRISVVIPVYNAEKYVSQAVDSALQLEDVYEIILIEDNSPDNALAVCRQLAEKHEKVKLYQHPDKKNHGASPSRNLGIEKSTGDFIAFLDADDYFLPNRFEAEKKLFKNPDVEGVYGALGVQYYSEKAKQQYYQLFGDRLTTVYKKYDPKDVFPGQLHMLGSFGLFSIDTLTVRRESLIKKMKPLFKPHLRLHEDTEFLFRLSYYLDLYPGILDEAIAIRGVHENNRITKVDLRVIDPAFSRALLWNEVKLWSQTENNISEDIKLHIKRMHRSFEIAKAPLLKKWGMIIKYLFTDYKSIRSGLYNINFRYSLIS; from the coding sequence ATGAAAATGAGAATCTCAGTAGTTATTCCCGTTTATAATGCAGAAAAATATGTTTCCCAGGCAGTAGACTCAGCTCTTCAGTTGGAGGACGTGTACGAAATTATTCTAATTGAAGATAATTCCCCGGACAATGCATTGGCGGTATGCCGGCAGCTCGCTGAAAAACATGAAAAAGTAAAACTTTACCAACATCCTGATAAAAAAAATCACGGGGCAAGCCCAAGTAGAAATTTAGGCATAGAAAAGTCAACAGGTGACTTTATAGCTTTTTTAGATGCAGACGACTATTTCCTACCCAATAGGTTCGAAGCTGAAAAAAAACTATTTAAAAACCCCGATGTAGAAGGTGTTTACGGTGCTCTCGGAGTACAGTATTATTCTGAAAAAGCAAAACAACAGTATTATCAGTTATTTGGAGACAGATTAACCACCGTCTATAAAAAATATGATCCTAAGGATGTATTTCCCGGACAGTTACATATGCTGGGAAGTTTTGGGCTTTTCAGCATTGATACTTTAACGGTTCGAAGAGAGTCTTTAATAAAAAAAATGAAACCTTTATTCAAACCACACTTAAGGCTTCATGAAGACACCGAGTTTTTGTTTCGTCTTTCTTATTATCTGGATCTTTATCCCGGAATTTTAGATGAAGCTATTGCCATAAGAGGAGTACATGAAAACAACAGAATAACAAAAGTGGATCTTCGTGTCATAGATCCGGCATTCTCCCGGGCATTACTTTGGAATGAAGTGAAGCTATGGTCACAAACGGAGAACAATATTTCTGAAGACATCAAACTCCATATCAAAAGAATGCATCGCAGCTTTGAAATTGCCAAGGCTCCTTTGTTAAAAAAATGGGGTATGATTATTAAATACCTGTTTACCGATTATAAAAGTATAAGATCGGGATTGTATAATATCAATTTCAGATATTCGCTGATTTCATAA
- a CDS encoding glycosyltransferase family 2 protein — protein MKISVIIPVYNAEKYVSKAVESALQLDEVFEVILVEDKSPDNALQICQELAQKYDQVKLFQHPDQENHGAGASRNLGLEKVTGDFIAFLDADDYFLPNRFTAEKELFKNPKTDGVFNAIGTEYLTEKGKEEFLSNINDNYLLTVNYPAEGNEVFRGLLGLTQKIFGSFFTLDALTIRRSSLESSKLRFNEALRLHQDSDFIMKLAHHCHLKSGIIDQPVAIRGMHDDNRITKIVKYSPQYNQRQFLFWNSLYEWSKTLTLEKDASQHIYLQKKAFELSTKKGLSKTVDLLVTILKNPNILRTKYRFTYTHS, from the coding sequence ATGAAGATTTCAGTAATTATTCCTGTTTACAATGCAGAAAAATATGTATCAAAAGCTGTAGAATCCGCCTTACAACTTGATGAAGTATTTGAGGTTATTCTGGTAGAAGATAAATCACCAGATAATGCTCTTCAGATTTGCCAAGAGCTTGCTCAGAAATATGATCAGGTAAAACTTTTTCAACATCCTGATCAAGAAAACCATGGTGCTGGTGCCAGCAGAAATCTAGGGCTAGAAAAAGTAACTGGAGATTTCATTGCCTTTTTGGATGCAGATGACTATTTTCTTCCTAACAGATTTACCGCTGAAAAAGAATTGTTTAAAAATCCAAAGACAGATGGTGTTTTCAATGCCATTGGCACTGAATATCTGACTGAGAAAGGGAAAGAAGAATTTCTTTCCAATATTAATGACAACTACCTGTTAACTGTTAATTATCCTGCAGAGGGAAATGAGGTTTTTAGAGGTTTATTGGGGCTTACCCAAAAAATATTTGGTTCTTTTTTTACGCTTGATGCCCTTACCATCCGAAGGTCTTCCCTTGAATCCAGCAAATTAAGATTCAATGAAGCTCTCCGACTTCATCAGGATTCCGACTTTATCATGAAGCTTGCCCATCATTGTCATCTGAAATCCGGCATCATAGATCAGCCGGTTGCCATAAGAGGAATGCATGATGATAACAGGATTACAAAAATTGTAAAATATTCCCCACAATACAACCAGCGACAATTCCTCTTCTGGAATTCCCTGTACGAATGGTCCAAAACTTTAACGCTGGAAAAAGATGCCTCACAGCACATTTATCTTCAGAAAAAAGCATTTGAACTTTCAACAAAAAAAGGGCTTTCAAAAACCGTAGATTTATTGGTTACCATTCTTAAAAACCCCAATATATTAAGAACAAAATATAGGTTCACTTATACCCATTCATAG
- a CDS encoding glycosyltransferase family 2 protein, whose translation MLHISVIIPVYNAAEFLEKAVQSAAQFDEVKEVILIEDKSTDNSLEICQQLSSETPKVKLFQHPDQGNHGAGAARNLGIEKATSNFIAFLDADDYYLPNRFDAEKEIFKDSKIDGVFNAIGTEYLTEKGKEEFESKFKETSLSTVNYPAEGEEIFKGLLGLTTKTFGTSFHLNSLTIRKESLEPHHIRFNKDLRVHQDTEFIIKLAYHCHLKTGCIDKAVAIRGVHDNNRITKIIKYSPQYNQRQFLLWNSLNSWASDNQIPSESRKRIYLIYKSFDLSLKKGFVKYCNILGEVLKNPEILKTKYRFTYYNK comes from the coding sequence ATGCTTCACATCTCTGTTATCATACCTGTATACAATGCAGCTGAGTTTCTGGAAAAGGCTGTGCAGTCTGCTGCACAATTTGATGAAGTAAAAGAAGTTATCTTAATTGAAGATAAATCTACAGATAACTCACTGGAAATTTGTCAGCAACTAAGTAGTGAAACCCCTAAGGTAAAATTATTTCAACATCCTGACCAGGGAAATCATGGTGCAGGAGCGGCAAGAAATCTGGGCATTGAAAAAGCCACAAGTAATTTCATTGCATTTCTGGATGCAGATGACTATTACCTACCCAATAGATTTGATGCTGAAAAGGAAATCTTCAAAGACTCAAAGATAGATGGTGTTTTTAATGCCATTGGTACTGAGTATTTAACAGAGAAAGGGAAAGAAGAATTTGAATCCAAATTTAAGGAGACATCACTCAGCACCGTTAATTATCCGGCGGAGGGAGAAGAAATATTTAAAGGCCTTCTAGGCTTAACAACTAAAACTTTCGGTACATCTTTCCACCTCAATTCCCTTACCATAAGAAAAGAATCTCTGGAACCTCATCATATCAGATTTAATAAGGATCTTCGGGTACATCAGGATACGGAATTCATTATCAAGCTGGCTTACCATTGTCATTTAAAGACGGGTTGTATAGATAAGGCTGTTGCTATAAGAGGTGTTCATGACAATAACAGGATCACCAAGATTATAAAATACTCTCCTCAATACAATCAAAGGCAATTTCTTTTATGGAATTCCCTGAATAGCTGGGCTTCCGATAATCAAATTCCCTCCGAGTCAAGAAAAAGGATTTATTTAATTTATAAATCATTTGATCTTTCCTTAAAAAAAGGATTTGTCAAATATTGCAATATTTTGGGTGAAGTTCTAAAAAACCCGGAAATATTAAAGACCAAGTATCGTTTCACTTATTACAATAAATGA